AACGCTGCCGCTTTGAAAAACGCCACCGACGGTGAAGGGCTCGTCAAACAGATCAACCGCATCACCGACTTTCGCCTGCATCCGATCGGCCAAATTCTGGCCAAGATACAGCACATCCTTTGGCTCAGCGTCACTGCCTGACTTGGCAGCGTCCGCGTTTGGCTCGACCGAGTCACCGCTGGGCATGACTGGCTTAAGCCCATAGTCAGCGAACAGCCAAGAATCGGTTCGCATCCCCATCGCGGGGATGCCATAGATTTGCCGATCTTCGATCGACATCGTTTCAAGCAACACGCCGGCTGCCTTTTGGACACCGTCGACGCCTGCAATCTTCTCCGCGAAATCATCGCTTAGCGAACTGCTAAGGCGATCCGCAGAACCCTGCCGAGAAACGACCACATCGACTCGGTGGGACTCATAGACACTGCGAAACGAGTCCGCAAATCCATCAGCCACACCGACTAATGCCATCACCGAACCGATCGCCGTTGCGAGCGCCGCAAGAGTCAAGAACGTCCGGAAGGGACGTCGCAAAAGACTCTTGAAGACAAATCCGAGAAATGACAATTCACATCCTAGTAAGAGGTGGCCGGTGGTTCCTCGTCGTCGGCCGCCGATTGAGCATCGGTCGGTTCTTCATGAGCAACGACGGTTCGTTTGAATCCAAACAGTAAGATAAAGTACAAAACCGCCATCGTCAGGGGCACTAACGCGGTCACCCGCAAGGCCATTCGGCTGCCCAGCAAGTTAGCTTCGGCGACGGGTGCAGCATCGACAGCAGCAAATTCCTTGTTGGCTTGCCACCAATCGTATTGCTTACGAAGCTCGTCGAACTTCTCGCCTTCCCAAGCCTCACCGGCAATTTCGCGTTCATTTTCGATCGCGGCACCGTTGTCACCCAGCATCGCGGCGGCCGAACCGTCGATCCCCGTGATCGGTGGGAAGAACAAAAATGCGTTTTCGTTCGGTGCCTTCACTCGCTCAAAGGTTTCAGGCGACTGTTCCTGCAATTGGCCCGACGCGAAATAATCTTGCTTGTAGCCAATGCCGGGTCCGCCCAGTGCTCCGGCTGACAGCATGCCGACGCAGCCCATGATCGCCATGCCGATGGTGGCACTTTGTGGGAAACGCTCGCCCAAAACACCCAACATGGTCGGCCACAGGAAGGTCTTACCGACCGCGTAAATGGTCGCGGCAAAGAACATGAACGGGACACTGTCGCCAATGCTGATCAAGTACAAACCTGCCGCACCAATCAAGGCGCTCACTAGCAACAACCCCAACGAAGAAATCTTGTGCACGATTGGGCCGGCAAAGAATCGCAGCACGGTCATCAAAAGTGACGTGTAGATGAACAGTGCCGTTCCCAACGTGGCGCTGCTGAGGATGCTGCCGGTGATCTTGTTGATCCAGCTATCGGTTCCCAATTCGACGTATCCCACACAGGCGTGGGCAACCAACAGAATCAAGAAGAAGGGGCCCAACAAACGGGAAAGCATTCCGCCATAGGACGTGGTTCCTTGCTGAGCAGCCGTCTTGGGAAACGTTTCGAACATCACAATGAAACCGTAAATCGCCACAGGCACCAAGAACGTGGCCATCAGGATTTCCCAGGCAACGATTCCCTTCGCAAACACGATCAAGCCACCGATCACCAAACCAGCTGGCCAACCGGAGTGCAAAATATTCAAGTAGTGAGTCTTCTGTTTAGGAAACAGATCCGCCGTCAGTGGGTTAATCACACCTTCGCAAATCCCGTTTCCGACCGCAAAGATGAACATCGACCAGTACAACAACGTGTACACCGCGTCCTTACCGCTGGCGTTAAAGACCGGCGTCGCCGCAAACAACATGACGGCTGAAACCACGTGACAAACCAACGCGATCATCAACAATTTCTTGTAGCCGATCGTGTCGATCATGAAACCCGCGAACAAAATCACGGCTCCGAAACCAACCAGCCCACCACCAGTAATGCTGCCCAATTCAGTCATCGTGAAGCCGAATTCGGCGGACCAAATTTCAAGCAAACCGCCCCGAACGCCAAAGCCTATCCCGGCAGCGACCAGGGTTAAGATGCCGGCGGTTAGAAGTTTTTTACGATTGTCCATGAGCTGATTGGGGTGAGAGAGAGGAAGGCTATTGGAGGGGAATAGGCGGAAGTATAGTCACAACGCCAGCCTAACGGAACGGTCACGATACAACCATTAGGC
This genomic interval from Neorhodopirellula lusitana contains the following:
- a CDS encoding MFS transporter encodes the protein MDNRKKLLTAGILTLVAAGIGFGVRGGLLEIWSAEFGFTMTELGSITGGGLVGFGAVILFAGFMIDTIGYKKLLMIALVCHVVSAVMLFAATPVFNASGKDAVYTLLYWSMFIFAVGNGICEGVINPLTADLFPKQKTHYLNILHSGWPAGLVIGGLIVFAKGIVAWEILMATFLVPVAIYGFIVMFETFPKTAAQQGTTSYGGMLSRLLGPFFLILLVAHACVGYVELGTDSWINKITGSILSSATLGTALFIYTSLLMTVLRFFAGPIVHKISSLGLLLVSALIGAAGLYLISIGDSVPFMFFAATIYAVGKTFLWPTMLGVLGERFPQSATIGMAIMGCVGMLSAGALGGPGIGYKQDYFASGQLQEQSPETFERVKAPNENAFLFFPPITGIDGSAAAMLGDNGAAIENEREIAGEAWEGEKFDELRKQYDWWQANKEFAAVDAAPVAEANLLGSRMALRVTALVPLTMAVLYFILLFGFKRTVVAHEEPTDAQSAADDEEPPATSY